In one window of Thiobacillus sp. DNA:
- the purF gene encoding amidophosphoribosyltransferase, translating to MCGILGIISHQPVNQMLYDGLQLLQHRGQDAAGIVTMDGSMFHMHKSLGMVRDVFRTRDMRNLVGNAGIAHVRYPTAGSAASPAEAQPFYVNSPFGIVLGHNGNLTNTEALQDQLFKDDLRHINTSSDSEVLLNVLAHELQRAVEGHWLTPEDVFTAVTGVHRRCKGAYAVVAMVAGFGLLAFRDPHGIRPLVIGKNTDGGGVEWMVASESVAVEALGFQVVRDLAPGEAVLVTAGGQFISHPMANPQEFAPCIFEYVYFARPDSVMDGTSIYETRLKMGEFLAEKVKRQFSHLKIDVVVPIPDTSRPSALQLAHQLGLPYREGFIKNRYIGRTFIMPGQSTRKKSVRQKLNAMPLEFKGKSVLLVDDSIVRGTTSREIIQMARDAGATSVYFASASPPVRFPNVYGIDMPTRAELLANGRTDEEIAREIGADAVIYQDLSDLIAAVQMVNPGISRFDASCFDGDYITGDVSEEYLTRLEGQRSGTIPIVPAPPTRQMGLNLAAQ from the coding sequence ATGTGCGGCATTCTCGGCATCATTTCCCACCAGCCCGTCAACCAGATGCTCTATGACGGGCTGCAACTGCTGCAGCACCGGGGCCAGGATGCGGCCGGCATCGTCACCATGGACGGCAGCATGTTCCACATGCACAAGAGCCTGGGCATGGTGCGGGACGTGTTCCGTACCCGGGACATGCGCAACCTGGTGGGCAACGCGGGCATCGCCCACGTGCGCTATCCCACCGCCGGTTCCGCCGCCAGTCCTGCGGAGGCCCAGCCTTTTTACGTGAATTCGCCTTTCGGCATCGTCCTGGGCCACAACGGCAACCTGACCAATACCGAGGCCCTGCAGGACCAGTTGTTCAAGGATGACCTGCGCCACATCAACACCAGCTCCGATTCTGAGGTGCTGCTCAATGTCCTGGCCCACGAACTGCAGCGGGCGGTGGAGGGCCACTGGCTCACACCCGAGGATGTGTTCACGGCCGTTACGGGTGTGCACCGGCGCTGCAAGGGGGCCTACGCGGTGGTGGCCATGGTCGCAGGTTTCGGCTTGCTGGCCTTCCGGGATCCCCACGGCATCCGTCCCCTGGTCATCGGCAAGAACACGGACGGTGGTGGCGTGGAGTGGATGGTGGCATCGGAAAGCGTGGCGGTTGAAGCCCTGGGTTTCCAGGTGGTACGGGACCTGGCCCCTGGCGAGGCAGTGCTGGTCACCGCCGGGGGGCAGTTCATCAGCCACCCCATGGCCAACCCCCAGGAATTCGCCCCCTGCATCTTCGAGTACGTGTATTTCGCCCGCCCCGACTCCGTCATGGATGGCACCTCCATCTATGAAACCCGCCTCAAGATGGGGGAATTCCTGGCCGAGAAGGTCAAGCGCCAATTCAGCCACCTGAAGATCGACGTGGTGGTCCCCATTCCCGACACCAGCCGGCCCTCCGCCCTGCAGCTGGCCCACCAGCTGGGTTTGCCTTACCGGGAGGGCTTCATCAAGAACCGCTACATCGGCCGCACCTTCATCATGCCTGGCCAGTCCACGCGCAAGAAGTCCGTGCGCCAGAAGCTCAACGCCATGCCCCTGGAATTCAAGGGTAAGTCGGTGCTGCTGGTGGACGATTCCATCGTGCGAGGCACCACCAGCAGGGAAATCATCCAGATGGCCCGGGACGCTGGGGCCACGTCGGTGTATTTCGCCTCGGCCAGTCCGCCGGTGCGCTTTCCCAACGTCTACGGCATCGACATGCCCACCCGGGCGGAACTGCTGGCCAACGGGCGCACGGATGAGGAGATCGCCCGGGAGATCGGGGCCGATGCGGTGATCTACCAGGACCTGTCCGACCTCATCGCCGCGGTGCAGATGGTGAACCCCGGCATCTCGCGCTTTGATGCCTCCTGCTTCGATGGCGACTACATCACCGGAGATGTTTCCGAGGAGTATCTCACCCGCCTGGAAGGCCAGCGCAGCGGCACCATCCCCATCGTCCCCGCGCCGCCTACCCGGCAGATGGGCCTCAACCTGGCTGCCCAGTGA
- a CDS encoding O-succinylhomoserine sulfhydrylase, with product MKSLHPDTLAVRAGTFRSELNEHSEALFLTSSFVFKNAAEAAARFSGAEAGPIYARFTNPSVTMFEERLAALEGAERCVAFASGMAAILAAVMGLMRAGEHIVASRSIFGSTVQLFQNILARFGVETTFVSPTDPEAWRAALRPNTRLFFVESPSNPLTEVSDLRALADIAHGHGAWLAVDNCFCSPALQQPLKLGADIVIHSATKYLDGQGRVLGGAVLGRKDLMEGVYTFLRTAGPTLSAFNAWVLLKGLETLSLRMGAHSDHALALARWLEQQPQVVKVLYPGLPSHPQHALAMAQQKTGGGIVAFEVAGGREAAWRVIDACRLMSITANLGDTRTTITHPASTTHSRMTAQQRAEAGIVDGLIRVAVGLEAVEDLQADLAGGLALSR from the coding sequence ATGAAGTCATTGCATCCAGACACCCTGGCTGTGCGTGCGGGTACCTTCCGCAGCGAGCTGAACGAGCACTCCGAGGCTTTGTTCCTTACCTCCAGCTTCGTGTTCAAGAACGCCGCCGAGGCTGCGGCCCGTTTTTCCGGAGCAGAGGCCGGGCCCATCTATGCCCGTTTCACCAACCCCTCCGTCACCATGTTCGAGGAGCGACTGGCGGCCCTGGAGGGCGCCGAGCGCTGCGTGGCCTTCGCCTCCGGCATGGCGGCCATCCTGGCTGCGGTCATGGGCCTGATGCGCGCAGGGGAACACATCGTGGCCTCCCGCTCCATCTTCGGCTCCACGGTGCAGTTGTTCCAGAACATCCTGGCCCGGTTCGGCGTGGAGACCACCTTCGTCTCGCCCACGGATCCGGAGGCCTGGCGGGCCGCTCTGCGACCGAATACCCGACTGTTCTTCGTGGAGTCCCCCTCCAACCCCCTCACGGAGGTGTCCGACCTTCGCGCCCTGGCGGACATCGCCCACGGCCACGGCGCCTGGCTGGCGGTGGACAACTGCTTTTGCTCCCCCGCCCTGCAGCAGCCCCTGAAACTGGGTGCGGATATCGTCATCCATTCCGCCACCAAGTATCTGGACGGGCAGGGGAGGGTGCTGGGAGGGGCAGTGCTGGGCAGGAAGGACCTGATGGAAGGCGTCTACACCTTCCTGCGCACGGCGGGGCCTACTTTGTCTGCCTTCAATGCCTGGGTGCTGCTGAAGGGGCTGGAAACCCTGAGTTTGCGCATGGGGGCCCATTCCGACCACGCCCTGGCCCTGGCGCGATGGCTGGAGCAACAACCCCAGGTCGTCAAGGTGTTATACCCCGGCTTGCCCTCACACCCCCAGCACGCCCTGGCCATGGCCCAGCAGAAGACCGGTGGCGGCATAGTGGCCTTTGAGGTGGCGGGGGGCAGGGAGGCGGCCTGGCGGGTCATCGATGCCTGCCGGCTCATGTCCATCACCGCCAACCTGGGGGATACCCGCACCACCATCACCCACCCCGCCAGCACCACCCACAGCCGCATGACGGCGCAACAGCGGGCTGAGGCGGGCATAGTCGACGGACTCATCCGCGTCGCCGTGGGCCTTGAAGCCGTGGAAGATCTGCAGGCCGACCTGGCCGGGGGCTTGGCCCTCAGCCGGTGA
- a CDS encoding Crp/Fnr family transcriptional regulator has translation MLTDARPQLVEILSRQPLFRGLTEEELHFIAQGCREIRAQKNEILFQKGDVAEGMHVLVMGQVKLSLPSPQGSEKVVHMFESASTFGEAVAFLDKPYPVTAQATQDSLLLLVSKRTLLETLDANPLLCRKMLASLSTRLHELLDDMETCTLRTSSQRVICFLSNLAPPTQPDQYEILLPASKQTIASQLNLAPETFSRVLGHLAGAGLIQVKGRSITVLDAIKLRNFTG, from the coding sequence TTGCTGACTGATGCCCGCCCCCAGCTCGTGGAAATACTCTCCCGCCAACCCCTGTTCCGGGGCCTCACGGAGGAAGAGTTACACTTCATCGCCCAGGGTTGCCGGGAAATAAGGGCTCAGAAGAACGAGATCCTGTTCCAGAAAGGTGATGTGGCTGAGGGCATGCACGTCCTGGTCATGGGGCAGGTGAAGCTTTCCCTGCCCTCGCCCCAGGGATCGGAGAAGGTAGTGCACATGTTCGAGTCCGCCTCCACCTTCGGCGAAGCGGTGGCGTTCCTGGACAAGCCCTACCCGGTGACAGCCCAGGCCACCCAGGATTCCCTGTTGTTGCTGGTTTCCAAGCGCACACTCCTGGAGACCCTGGATGCCAATCCCCTGCTCTGCCGCAAGATGCTGGCCAGCCTGTCCACGCGCCTGCATGAACTTCTGGACGACATGGAAACCTGCACCCTGCGCACCAGTTCCCAGCGGGTGATCTGCTTTCTTTCCAATCTGGCGCCCCCTACCCAGCCGGACCAGTATGAAATCTTGCTGCCCGCCAGCAAGCAGACCATCGCCTCCCAACTGAACCTGGCACCGGAAACCTTTTCCCGGGTGCTGGGCCACCTAGCGGGGGCCGGGCTGATTCAGGTAAAGGGACGCTCCATCACGGTGCTCGACGCCATCAAGCTGCGCAATTTCACCGGCTGA
- a CDS encoding chaperone NapD encodes MEEDVNLSGILVIATPQWQGQVVEAINALEGVEVHQVDDQTGRIIAVQEASDIHAEIDGLKRIKAVPHVIMAEMVYHYIADDKRAYEAMPPELEEKQDGLDACAVPAYLNG; translated from the coding sequence ATGGAGGAAGACGTGAATCTGTCAGGCATTCTGGTAATTGCAACCCCTCAATGGCAGGGGCAGGTGGTGGAAGCGATCAACGCCCTTGAAGGCGTGGAGGTCCACCAGGTGGATGATCAGACGGGCCGGATCATCGCCGTACAGGAAGCATCGGACATCCATGCCGAGATTGATGGCCTGAAGCGTATCAAGGCTGTTCCCCACGTGATCATGGCGGAAATGGTCTACCACTACATCGCCGATGACAAACGCGCCTATGAGGCCATGCCACCGGAGTTGGAAGAGAAGCAGGACGGGTTGGATGCCTGCGCTGTGCCGGCATATCTGAACGGTTAA